In Polyangiaceae bacterium, one genomic interval encodes:
- a CDS encoding phosphoglycerate kinase, whose protein sequence is MKLTGIRSIEDLANADDLVNKRVFIRVDYNVPLDKKTGAITDDARIRESIPTIKVAVEAGAKVILASHLGRPKPGKHEGLSLEPCGTRLAELTGYEVHLPDDCVGDAPKKVIHDLRAGQVCLLENLRFHEEEEKDDEAFARELAELCDVYVNDAFGAAHRAHASVHALARMVRPRAAGLLMLKELRSLARLLDRPEKPYVAILGGAKVSDKIDVVESLLNVVDVLCIGGAMANTFLAAQGKKTAASKIEDDKLPLARTILQKARDRNVELLLPVDVVVANSLDAPVGTDVDASAIPDGTMALDIGPKTTALYGEQIQRAKTIFWNGPMGLFESAPFARGTFEVARIMSTASGFTVVGGGDSAAAIRKAGDDVAKGIDHISTGGGASLELIEGRKLPGVEALRMSEDAS, encoded by the coding sequence GTGAAACTCACTGGAATTCGTTCCATCGAGGATCTGGCCAATGCCGACGATCTGGTCAACAAGCGCGTCTTCATCCGCGTCGACTACAACGTCCCGCTCGACAAGAAGACCGGCGCGATCACGGACGATGCACGCATTCGTGAATCGATCCCGACGATCAAGGTCGCGGTCGAAGCGGGCGCCAAAGTCATTCTCGCTTCGCACCTTGGAAGGCCCAAGCCGGGCAAACACGAAGGCCTGAGCCTCGAGCCTTGCGGCACGCGTTTGGCCGAGCTCACGGGATACGAAGTGCACCTGCCCGATGATTGCGTGGGTGATGCTCCGAAAAAGGTCATTCACGATCTGCGCGCGGGACAAGTTTGCCTGCTCGAGAATCTTCGTTTCCACGAGGAGGAAGAGAAAGACGACGAAGCTTTCGCGCGAGAGTTGGCCGAGCTTTGCGACGTCTACGTCAACGATGCATTCGGCGCGGCGCATCGGGCGCACGCGTCCGTGCATGCGCTCGCGCGTATGGTGCGCCCGCGAGCTGCGGGGCTGCTCATGCTGAAAGAGCTCCGCTCGCTCGCACGCTTGCTCGATCGTCCGGAAAAACCTTACGTCGCCATCCTTGGTGGCGCGAAGGTTTCGGACAAGATCGACGTCGTCGAATCGCTGCTCAATGTGGTCGATGTGCTCTGCATCGGAGGCGCCATGGCGAATACGTTCTTGGCGGCTCAGGGCAAGAAGACCGCGGCGAGCAAGATCGAGGACGACAAGCTGCCGCTTGCGCGAACGATTTTGCAGAAAGCACGCGATCGCAACGTCGAGCTGCTCTTGCCCGTCGATGTCGTCGTCGCCAATTCGCTCGATGCACCGGTCGGCACCGACGTGGATGCATCCGCCATTCCGGACGGCACGATGGCGCTCGACATTGGTCCGAAGACCACTGCGCTCTACGGTGAGCAAATTCAACGGGCCAAGACGATCTTTTGGAACGGGCCGATGGGGCTCTTCGAGTCGGCGCCGTTTGCACGCGGCACGTTCGAGGTCGCTCGCATCATGAGCACGGCTTCGGGCTTCACGGTCGTCGGCGGCGGAGACAGCGCTGCTGCGATTCGCAAGGCCGGCGACGACGTGGCCAAGGGCATCGATCACATCTCCACCGGTGGTGGTGCATCGCTCGAGCTCATCGAGGGCCGCAAGCTGCCTGGTGTCGAGGCTTTGCGCATGTCCGAGGACGCGTCGTGA
- the trxA gene encoding thioredoxin gives MAGKNVLEFNEQNFSSEVLGSDTPVLVDFTATWCGPCKALAPIVDKIADDFVGKVKVGKLDIDANPQVTAKYGVRSVPTVLVFKGGQKIGQHVGLTSRDKLVALLGV, from the coding sequence ATGGCTGGCAAGAATGTCCTTGAGTTCAATGAGCAGAATTTCAGCAGCGAGGTACTGGGATCGGACACACCCGTACTCGTGGACTTCACGGCCACGTGGTGCGGTCCATGCAAAGCGCTTGCTCCCATTGTCGACAAGATTGCCGACGACTTCGTTGGCAAGGTGAAGGTCGGCAAGCTCGACATCGATGCAAACCCGCAAGTCACGGCCAAGTACGGCGTGCGCAGCGTGCCCACGGTGTTGGTCTTCAAGGGCGGTCAGAAAATCGGCCAACATGTGGGTCTGACGTCGCGCGACAAGCTCGTTGCCCTCTTGGGCGTTTGA
- the gap gene encoding type I glyceraldehyde-3-phosphate dehydrogenase, with protein sequence MATKIAINGFGRIGRCIVRALVERGEKDLEIVAINDLTDAGTLAHLLRYDSVHREFRAARVSHGDGFIQIGDRKVTVMAKKDPAELPWKDLGVDIVLECTGLFTERAKAAAHQTAGAKRVIISAPAKGPDLTLVLGVNDASYNRDKHSIVSCGSCTTNCLAPVARVMLDHFGIVRGLMTTIHSYTNDQHILDLPHRKGDLRRARAAAVNMVPTSTGAAKALSEVIPELKGKFDGQAIRVPTVDVSLVDLTLETEKPVTKESIHAAMKRAAEGPMKGILEYVETPLVSGDFIGNPHSSMFDSTLTQTIGDNFTKIFSWYDNEWGFSNRMIDVALLMTQKGV encoded by the coding sequence ATGGCAACGAAGATCGCTATCAACGGGTTCGGCCGGATCGGTCGCTGCATCGTGCGTGCTTTGGTCGAGCGCGGCGAGAAGGATCTCGAGATCGTTGCGATCAACGATCTGACCGACGCGGGCACGCTCGCGCACCTCTTGCGGTACGACTCGGTCCACCGCGAATTCCGCGCAGCGCGCGTGAGCCACGGAGACGGATTCATCCAAATCGGCGACCGCAAAGTCACCGTGATGGCCAAGAAAGATCCCGCTGAGCTCCCTTGGAAAGACCTCGGAGTCGACATCGTCCTCGAATGCACGGGGCTTTTCACCGAACGCGCCAAGGCCGCTGCGCACCAGACCGCAGGCGCCAAACGCGTGATCATCAGCGCGCCGGCCAAAGGCCCCGATCTCACGCTCGTCCTCGGCGTCAACGATGCCTCGTACAACCGAGACAAACACTCCATCGTTTCGTGTGGTTCCTGCACGACGAACTGCCTCGCCCCCGTCGCTCGCGTCATGCTCGATCACTTCGGCATCGTTCGCGGCCTCATGACCACCATTCATTCGTACACCAACGATCAACACATCCTCGACTTGCCCCATCGCAAAGGCGATCTGCGCAGGGCACGAGCTGCCGCCGTCAACATGGTTCCCACGAGCACCGGTGCGGCAAAAGCCCTCTCCGAAGTCATTCCGGAGCTCAAGGGCAAGTTCGACGGACAGGCCATTCGCGTCCCGACGGTCGACGTTTCGCTCGTCGATCTCACGCTCGAGACCGAAAAGCCCGTCACGAAGGAATCGATTCACGCTGCCATGAAGCGCGCTGCGGAAGGCCCGATGAAGGGCATTCTCGAATATGTCGAAACGCCGCTCGTCTCGGGTGACTTCATCGGCAATCCGCACTCCAGCATGTTCGACTCCACGCTCACGCAAACCATCGGAGACAACTTCACCAAGATCTTCTCCTGGTACGACAACGAGTGGGGATTCTCGAACCGCATGATCGATGTCGCTCTGCTCATGACGCAGAAGGGTGTTTGA